A window of Mycteria americana isolate JAX WOST 10 ecotype Jacksonville Zoo and Gardens unplaced genomic scaffold, USCA_MyAme_1.0 Scaffold_161, whole genome shotgun sequence contains these coding sequences:
- the LOC142403281 gene encoding uncharacterized protein LOC142403281 — MAVPGWKLQLLERRRREEEAARRREREQRDRAAQLPPWKRELLERRRAKAGAAGGGVPTGGSLALAPGLSRSAEGLERCGESEPPRGRVSRLLSRFAPRPPARSLSTEGLPESPPGTSPDRHPTSGDEGREGPGGAEGRRVAESRGVAEGCGLATGPGTVEGQQVAETHRTVKSHGAATSPGTVEGLGTSKGVGTVETRGVVKGLGTVEGQQVAETHRMVKGHGLATSPGTVEGQQVAETHRTVKSHGAATSPGTVEGLGTTKGLGTVEGQQVAETHRTVKGHGLATSPGTVDGLGSTKGMGTVEGQGTVEGQQMAEPHRTVKGHGPATSPGTVEGQGTTKDPGTFKTRGSPKGVGTAEGQGMAEGHRLTIGPGAVEDRGQPRSWCLGTTKDPGTAEGRGTAKGLGTVEGQGTAEGCRTVKGHGLATSPGTTEGQGTTKDLGTLEGRGTAEGQQMAEPHRTVKGHGLATSPGTVEGDGQGDGQELEDGGGTGDTGWAGDTGTGDTRTGDTRTGDTRTGDRRRPREHRAGRGTRPNQGLRAHRGGHATRRDPAAAAAAAHGTHARDARDARAGACRGRRRGGTGRRQPRGGPVRGTGGGAAAAMRGAPRREAGPPPAHPALQRRSGNTITVRPRRGATANGPEGGSPAPPPPPPDPPAAPPGPPKKRYPTAEEIQVIGGYLALSRSCLAKNDPHRKKVGTPPGPLPPPRVPSPPPVSVSPPPCPLPGPLRVPAASPCGLQLLTPRSSSPTVA; from the exons ATGGCGGTGCCGGGTtggaagctgcagctgctggagcggcgccggcgggaggaggaggcggctcgACGGCGCGAGCGGGAGCAGCGGGACCGGGCGGCCCAGTTGCCCCCTTGGAAGCGGGAGCTGCTGGAAAGGCGCCGAGCCAaagccggggcggccggcgggggggtccccaccgGGGGGTCCCTGGCGTTGGCGCCGGGGCTGAGCCGGAGCGCCGAGGGGCTGGAACGCTGCGGGGAGAGCGAACCCCCCCGGGGTCGAGTCAGTCGCCTGCTCAGCCGCttcgccccgcggccccccgcccgctcGCTCAGCACCGAGGGGCTCCCCGAGAGCCCCCCCGGGACGTCCCCCGACCGCCACCCAACCTCGGGGGACGAGGGGCgcgaggggccgggcggggcggaggggcggcgggtgGCTGAGAGCCGTGGGGTGGCCGAGGGTTGTGGGTTGGCCACCGGCCCGGGGACGGTTGAGGGACAGCAGGTGGCTGAGACCCATAGGACGGTCAAGAGTCATGGGGCGGCCACCAGCCCGGGGACGGTTGAGGGGCTGGGGACAAGCAAGGGCGTGGGGACAGTTGAGACGCGGGGGGTGGTCAAGGGTTTGGGGACGGTTGAGGGACAGCAGGTGGCTGAGACCCATAGGATGGTCAAGGGCCACGGGTTGGCCACCAGCCCGGGGACGGTTGAGGGACAGCAGGTGGCTGAGACCCATAGGACGGTCAAGAGTCATGGGGCGGCCACCAGCCCGGGGACGGTTGAGGGGCTGGGGACAACCAAGGGCTTGGGGACGGTTGAGGGACAGCAGGTGGCTGAGACCCATAGGACGGTCAAGGGCCACGGGTTGGCCACCAGCCCGGGGACGGTTGATGGTTTGGGGTCAACCAAGGGCATGGGGACAGTTGAGGGACAGGGGACGGTTGAGGGACAGCAGATGGCCGAGCCCCATAGGACGGTCAAGGGCCACGGGCCGGCCACCAGCCCGGGGACGGTCGAGGGTCAGGGGACAACCAAGGACCCGGGGACGTTCAAGACACGGGGGTCACCCAAGGGTGTGGGGACAGCGGAGGGACAGGGGATGGCTGAGGGCCACAGGTTGACCATCGGCCCGGGGGCGGTGGAGGACAGGGGACAACCAAGGAGCTGGT GTCTGGGGACGACCAAGGACCCGGGGACAGCCGAGGGACGGGGGACGGCCAAAGGCTTGGGGACGGTCGAGGGACAAGGGACGGCCGAGGGCTGTAGGACGGTCAAGGGCCACGGGTTGGCCACCAGCCCGGGGACGACCGAGGGCCAGGGGACAACCAAGGACCTGGGGACGCTTGAGGGACGGGGGACGGCTGAGGGACAGCAGATGGCCGAGCCCCATAGGACGGTCAAGGGCCACGGGTTGGCCACCAGCCCGGGGACGGTCGAGG GGGACGGTCAAGGGGATGGTCAAGAGCTGGAAGATGGTGGAGGGACGGGGGACACCGGGTGGGCAGGGGACACCGGGACAGGGGACACCAGGACAGGGGACACCAGGACGGGGGACACCAGGACGGGGGACAGGAGACGGCCACGAGAGCACCGGGCCGGCCGAGGGACAAGGCCCAACCAAGGCCTCCGGGCCCACCGCGGCGGCCATGCCACCCGCCgtgaccccgccgccgccgccgccgccgcccacgGCACCCACGCCCGTGACGCCCGCGACGCCCGCGCAGGGGCGTGTCGAGGGCGGCGCCGGGGAGGGACCGGACGCCGGCAACCCCGGGGCGGCCCCGTTCGGGGgacgggcggcggggcggcggccgccatGCGAGGGGCTCCCCGCCGCGAAGCCGGGCCCCCTCCGGCCCACCCGGCCCTGCAACGCCGTAGCGGTAACACCATCACGGTGCGACCCCGGCGAGGGGCGACCGCCAACGGTCCCGAGGGGGGGTCCCCCGCTCCTCCGCcacccccccccgaccccccggccgctcccccggGGCCCCCCAAGAAACGCTACCCCACGGCCGAGGAGATCCAGGTCATCGGCGGCTACCTGGCCCTGTCCCGCTCCTGCCTGGCCAAGAACGACCCCCACCGCAAGAAGGTAGGGacccccccgggtcccctcccccccccccgggtcccctcccctcccccggtcTCGGTGTCccctcccccgtgtcccctcccgggTCCCCTCCGCGTCCCTGCGGCGTCTCCGTGTGGTCTCCAGCTCCTGACGCCCCGTTCCTCGTCCCCCACCGTCGCC